In Sulfuracidifex metallicus DSM 6482 = JCM 9184, a single window of DNA contains:
- a CDS encoding TldD/PmbA family protein, giving the protein MDKVLDKLRKSCDSFSLILLDNKSTMIKFADSKVTVVQRWKTSPVSLLLSRKNKFLTTTFSTIHEMDTNLESLNEKLNLLEPTDMTPIISNNDRTIKVDYSDKELEYYLKEPNKLVEKILDSAEMPLYGTLNLVKIRKRVFTSYGFQGDETRSFNVSYFRSIDKGRSGQWSNVSSIFNESEIIEAVKKSKEYASIDGEAQIEEGKHDIVLSPMVLANLVEIIGLMSSAYSIMSSMSFLAKSKEGDIVASEKFTLWDMAKNDLVGSYNFDDEGTLTYNKPIIEHGVLRTFLFNNSLAKKFNKKSTGNAGWVDPKPWSLQVDGGDADEGSLTDGNVIFFNNNWYTRLQNYYEGQFSTVGRDAVIAYKNGKPIGRVKRVRISDKLSVIIKNLVELSKTTYKQMWWEVETPTRVPFALIKDVMLTKS; this is encoded by the coding sequence TGATAAAGTTCGCAGACTCTAAAGTTACTGTTGTTCAAAGATGGAAAACCAGTCCAGTTTCTTTATTGCTTTCTAGGAAAAATAAGTTTTTAACAACAACATTTTCAACAATTCATGAAATGGATACTAACCTAGAATCTCTAAACGAGAAGTTAAATTTACTAGAGCCAACTGATATGACACCTATAATATCCAATAATGACAGAACTATCAAGGTAGACTATTCTGATAAAGAATTAGAATATTATCTTAAAGAACCTAACAAATTAGTGGAAAAAATACTTGATTCTGCAGAAATGCCTCTATATGGTACTTTAAATTTAGTGAAGATTAGGAAAAGGGTCTTTACCTCTTACGGTTTCCAAGGCGACGAAACTAGAAGTTTTAATGTGAGTTATTTCAGGAGCATAGATAAGGGAAGATCTGGTCAATGGTCCAACGTATCCTCCATTTTCAATGAATCTGAGATAATAGAGGCAGTTAAGAAATCAAAAGAGTACGCTTCAATAGATGGAGAAGCTCAGATTGAAGAAGGAAAACATGATATAGTTTTATCCCCTATGGTTCTAGCTAACTTAGTGGAAATAATAGGCTTGATGTCATCTGCTTATAGCATAATGTCTTCCATGTCGTTTTTAGCTAAATCCAAAGAGGGAGATATTGTAGCTTCTGAAAAGTTTACTCTCTGGGATATGGCTAAAAACGATCTAGTAGGTAGCTATAACTTTGATGACGAGGGAACCTTAACTTACAATAAACCGATAATAGAGCACGGCGTTCTGAGGACTTTTCTTTTTAATAACTCATTAGCAAAAAAATTCAACAAAAAATCTACTGGCAACGCTGGTTGGGTAGATCCTAAGCCATGGTCATTGCAGGTTGACGGTGGGGACGCGGATGAGGGATCCTTGACTGATGGTAACGTGATATTCTTTAACAATAATTGGTATACTAGGTTACAGAACTATTACGAAGGTCAGTTCTCCACCGTTGGTCGAGATGCCGTTATTGCGTACAAGAACGGTAAGCCCATAGGTAGAGTCAAAAGAGTTAGGATATCTGATAAATTATCTGTAATAATTAAAAATTTGGTAGAACTATCGAAAACAACTTACAAACAGATGTGGTGGGAGGTCGAAACGCCAACCAGAGTCCCCTTCGCTTTGATAAAGGACGTTATGTTGACCAAAAGTTAA